TTCATCCGGCAAGTCTTTGATGAAATCGTAGGTCATGGCGCGCACCTGGCAGGTCAGCGCCAGCGCCGCGGCGGTATTCTCGCTGTGATAGTCGAGCTTGACGGCCCAGGCATCCTGGTCGTAAGCCATCAGGGGCAGCTCGGGGTCGGCGACCAGGCGACGGGCGCGCAGGAAGCTGTTGGTCTCGCTGTCCGCCAGGTGGATAATGACCTCGTGCACGCTCCATTCGCCCGGCGCGGGGCGGAACAGCCAGGCCTCCTGGGGAATGGCGGCCAGCGCCGCCTCAAATTCGTCGAAGGCGGTGCGATAAGACTCGATCAGTTGTTTGCGTTCGGCGGTGTCCATTTAGTCCTCGATCTCGATGGCCATGGCCACTGCTTCGGCGCCGCCCAAGCATAGCGAGGCGATGCCGCGCTTCAGGCCGCGGTCCTTGAGGGCGTAGATCAGCGTGGCCAGCACGCGGGTGCCGCTGGCGCCCAACGGGTGGCCTAGCGCTATAGCGCCACCGTGCACGTTGACCTTGTCCCAGTCCCAGCCCTGGTCGGCCAGGGCGTAGCCGTCGGCCAGCACCTGGGCGGCGTAGGCTTCGTTGAGTTCGATAAGGTCGACGTCTTTCAGGATCCAGCCGACTTTGTCCAGCAGCACGGGGATGGCTCGCGCCGGGGCGATGAAAATGTACTTGGGGTCCACCGCCGCCTGGGCGTAGCCCACCACGCGGGCCAGCGGCTTGAGGCCGAGTTCCTCGGCCTTGGCTCGGCTGGCCAGCACGGCCGCCGAAGCGCCGTCGTTCAGGCCGGGCGCGTTGCCGGCGGTCACGCGGCCGTCGGGCTTGAAGGCC
The Anaerolineales bacterium DNA segment above includes these coding regions:
- a CDS encoding DinB family protein, whose protein sequence is MDTAERKQLIESYRTAFDEFEAALAAIPQEAWLFRPAPGEWSVHEVIIHLADSETNSFLRARRLVADPELPLMAYDQDAWAVKLDYHSENTAAALALTCQVRAMTYDFIKDLPDEVWANVGIHPEYEDPYTFERWLRIYANHPRQHAGQINENHRLWKEQQGS